Genomic window (Lewinellaceae bacterium):
CGGCTCTCCGTGGCAGGCAAACGCGGCGGCTGTTTTGAAAGACCTGCAATAATGCAGTGATTCTCGCTTTGGCAAAATGATGCCACAAAACCGCGAAAACACGAAATCCGCACTAAATTTTGTGGGATTTCGTGCCTTCGTGGTTTAGTGGCATTCTAAAACGAGAACTGTTGGCAATAATGCTCTTTTATCCTTCAAATTAACCCTATGAAAAAGGCGCTTCTTTCCTTTTGCTTTCTTTTTGTTTTTTGCTTTTCCGGTTTTGGGCAGGTGGATACGGCGGCGGTGGTGCAGGAGGTGGATAGTTTGATACAAGTTTCACGCGCTTTGACAGGAACGGGAGATTTCAGTCAAGCGCTTGAGGTCAATGCCGCAGCCGAAAAAATAGCGATGGAAGGATTAAATAGCGAGTCGGTAGCTTATAGCAGCGCTTGTCTAAATCATGGTAGGGTACTTCATATCAAAGGCGACTACCCCTTAGCGAAAAAATGGTACCTCAAAGCCCAAGATATCCGGGAAAAAGTATTGGGAAAGGAGCATCCTGACTATGCGCAATGCCTTAATACCCTAGGAGCCCTGAATTGGTACATGGGCAATTATGAAAAAGCCGAGTCGCTCTACCTTGAAGCCAAAGACATCCGGGAGAAAGCATTGGGAAAAGAGCATCCTGATTATGCCAATAGCCTTGTCAACTTGGGGGTTTTGTATTGGAAGACAGGCAATTTTGAAAAAGCCCTCCCATTCTACCTCGAATCCAAAGCCATTATTGAAAAAACGTTGGGAAAAGAACATTACGACTACACCCATTGCCTGAACAATTTGGCGAATCTGTATTGGGCCATGGGCAATTTTGAAAAAGCCTTGCCCCTCCATCTCGAAGCCAAGGACATTCGTGAAAAAACATTGGGAAGGGGGCATCCCGCCTATACAGAAACCCTGAACAATCTATCGGGCCTTTACGCGGACTTGGGCGACTATGAAAAAGCCGAACTGCTCGATATCGAAACCATCGCCGTTCGTGAAAAAACATTAGGAAAGGAACACCCAAACTATGCCAACTCATTGAACAATCTGGCTGCCGTTTACATGTTTATGGGCAATTATGAGAAAGCAGAACTACTCCTTCTTGAATCCAAAGTCATCCATGAAAAAGCGTTGAGAAGCAACCATCCTGACTATGCCAAATGCTTAGACAATCTGGCAGCAATATATAGTGCGGTAAGCAATTATGAAAAAGCTGAGCAATTCAATGCCGAGGCCATAACAATCTGGGAAAAAGCATTGGGAAAGGAGCATCCTGACCATGCCACAAGCTTGAACAACCTTGGAGTTCTTTATCACACCATGCACAATTATGAAAAAGCCGAACTGCTCCTTCTAGAAACCAAAGCCATCCGGGAAAAAGCATTGGGAAAGGAGCATGCAGTATATGCTACAAGCCTGACAGACCTGGCAAATTTGTATTTGGACATGGGTGATTTTGAAAGAGCCGAACAACTTTACCTACAATCCAAAGGGATATGGGAAAAAGCATTGGGAAGGGAGCATCAAGAATATACAGAAAGCCTTGACCACCTAGCTATGCTTTATTGGACTACCGGTGACTTCAATGCTGCCAAGTATTTATTACTGGAGAATAGAGCTGTCGAAAAATCCCTCCTTTTGAAGGCAACCCGTCACCTTTCCGAAAGGGAGATCTATTTTTATATATCCAAATTTGCCGAAGGCACGAACAAAATTTTTTCATCCCCTCAAAAAAAACCGGAAATTTCCGAAGCCTGCTACGACAATACGCTGTTCCATAAAGGCTTCCTCCTCACCACTGCCTCCCAAATCAGCAACTTAGCCCAAACTGACTCCCTATCCACCGAAAAATACAACCTCCTGAAATCCTACCACCGCCGCCTCGCTTCCGAATACACCCTGCCCATAACCGAGCGGGACAGCACCCTCATCGCCGAACTCGAAACCAAAGCCAACGAAACGGAAAAAAGCCTCGTCCGAACCGTGACTGGCTTCGGCGAAGCCCTGCGGCAAGTCTCCTGGCAGGAAGTGCAAGCCGCCCTGTTACCCGGCGAAGCCGCCATCGAGTTCATCCGTTTTAACTACTATAAGCCCCAACCCACCGACAGCATCCTCTATGCCGCCCTGCTTTTGAAGCCGGGGATAGAAAGCCCTGCCTTCATCAACCTCTTTGAAGAAAAACAACTCGAAGCCCTGCTCGCCCCACTCGCCGTACAGGGCAGCGACGGCTGGAACGAACTTTACGAAGGAAAGGCGGGCGAGTCCCTCTACCAACTGCTCTGGCAACCGCTGGAAGCACATCTGAAAGGCGTAAAAACTGTTTATTTTTCGCCTGCCGGGCTGTTGCACCGGCTGAACCTGAACGCCATACTCATCGCAAAAAGCGCTACCCTGTCTGATCGCTTCGAACTGGCCGCTATGGGCAGCACCCGGCAGTTGGTCGTGGCCAGCGGCCAGCAAACAGTGGGCACCGCCGAAACGGCCGTTATCTTCGGCGGTATTCAATACGAAATGGACAGCGCCGCCATCCTCCCGGCGGAACCCGAGGGCCTGGCCAACCGCCACCGGGGGCCGTCATTCAGCCAAACCGATTCTGCGCTACGGGGCGGTACGTGGAAATACCTCAAATACTCGGACAAGGAAGCCGACAACATCCAATCGCTGCTGCAAACGGCCGGTTTTCAGGCGGAGGTGCGTAAAGGCTACGCCGCCACCGAGGAAGCTTTCAAGCTTTTGGGGAAAGGGCAGCCTTCGCCGAGGATACTGCACGTCTCCACGCATGGGTTCTTCTTTCCTGATCCAGCCTCCCCTTCGGAGGGGCCGGGAGGGGCGTTCCGAGCCTCCGGCCACCCCATGATCCGCTCCGGCCTCATCCTCGCCGGGGCCAACCATGCCTGGCAGACGGGCCAGCCGCTCGGCAACCGGGAAGACGGCATCCTCACCGCCTACGAGATCAGCCAAATGGACCTCCGCAACACTGAACTCGTGGTGCTGTCTGCCTGCGAAACGGGGCTGGGAGACATCCGGGGCAACGAGGGCGTCTACGGCCTGCAGCGGGCCTTCCGGATCGCCGGGGCGAAGTACCTCATCATGTCGCTCTGGCAGGTGCCCGACTTCCAGACGCAGGAGCTGATGACGGTTTTGTATCAGAAATGGCTGGAGGAAAAAATGACGGTGCGCCAGGCGCTGAAGGCGGCACAGGAGGAGATGAGGCAGAAAAGGTACGAGCCGTTTTATTGGGCGGGTTTTGTGCTGGTGGAGTGATTCGTGCCGCGATCATCCTGATCGCAAGGCTCCGGTCTACTAGGCAGCAGCTCCTCGCCCTTGCAATCAGCTCTTCGCTTGCCATGGCGGGCTACCTGTCTAAAACGGCTATCCTTCTGGGGTTGGATCCCACTTTTAATACTGAAAAGCGGGATCGGTTGTCCGTTGTATGTTATTCGTTACGCAGCCCGGCCCGTCTCCAAACGCCGAACTTGTCCAGCCTTAACCCATAGCAGTAATAACCTTTAGGAGAAACGAAGCAACCTCCTCTTTTGAAAGGAGGGCCCTGCGATCAGGATGATCGCGACACGAGTGGATGGAAAGCGCTTTCTTTGCCGTCTCATTGCCGGGCTCCTGAGACAACAGCCATTCCCCACCAGCTGATTTGGAGAGCAGCCGGCCTTCACGAATAAACGCCAGGACGCGGCATGCATTCAGAACTGAATTCTGGCCTTCAGGATCGTGGAAGGCGTCGAGGATTTTGGTTTGATGCCACCGGAGCATTTCCAGGAAAGCTCCGGCAAGCAGCCGCTTTTCAACTGGCGCAAAGTACTGGTTGGGCGTTTTTCCGAACAGGGTGACGCCATGCCTGCGGCAAAGTTCGATGAAGATCAGCATTTCTTTGGCCTGGCCGGCCTCCCATCCTTCCTGCTTCCAGCTCGCTCCGGTAGCAAACCAAAATTCATAGCGAGGCTCGCTGGCAATATTGGCCACAGCCTCCTCCGTAAACAGCACCAGGTCGAGGCCTTTCGCCGGGCATGGAAAATGTTGGTGATCCAGCTTTTTCGCGAAGCCCTCTTTTTGGGTACCTGTAAGTGGATTCAATAATACGCCAACGACGTCCAGATCACTTTTGCCTTCCTGGTAGGCTCCGAGGCAAGCTGAGCCAATGAGGTAGAGGCCAGTGAGGTTGTTTCCCAGGGTTTCCTGAAATTTCAGGGTCAGTTGATGTAGATATTCATCTTTATTCATAACCCGAACTATTTTTTGGTTCTTTGACTGGAGGCCGCCTTTGTTCCGGCTTTCAACTGGCCCACGAGATTCGTCAAAGAAGTTTTTTTTAAAAAACTTCCCTTCCGCTGCTAAGATTCCCTCTGCTTGCGTGACTATCTCTCGAAGCGCTTAGGCACGACGAAAGAATAAACTGTCCATTCTGGCTTGTTCTTTTTGCGCCATGCTGCGTTGCTCATCACTCAGGTAGCTTTGGCTATCCTCATTCTTCGCGCCTTGCCTGGCACAAAAATTACTGCCCCATAATTGAACACTTTATTCTTTCCTCGTGCCTTAGAGACTGTATCCTTTCAACACAATTCTATTCCATCATTTTTCCAACCCTGGTTGCCAATGGCCGGCCTGGCGAAGCCATGCCCGGAAGGCAGCCTTCCGAAAACATAAATACTATGAACCAGAAAAAGCAAAAGAGCCTGGATGCATTTTTGGCCCAACAGATCAGCGTACGCCAGCAAAAACAGGTAAAAGGCGGACAGGATGACTCCATTGTCACCACAGATGTGATCAACGGGTAGCGTTAAGCATCATACGCTGTTTTTCCAGCAGCCAGTTCTTTGCCACCAACGGGCTAGTGGCCCGGGTTTCCTCCAGGATCGATGGCCACCGGGCAGTGCTGTCGCCAGGATCGGCGCAGGCACGCACCATTTTTTTCATTATCCTGGCAAAATGCAATTCGGCGCTTATCCGCTCCCGGCTGAAGACCTTCTGCCGACGGAGGAATTTATCGAAAGCCTCGGTTTTTGCCTCCACCAAATCCAGGAGATCCTGCCTTTTGAGCATCATTTCAAACAGGCATCTCAGGGACAAAGACCGGCGGCGGAGCTGGTACCCCATGTCGGCGGCGGGAATAGCAGACAATAAGCCATAGGCTGCGTCAAACTGCCCCTGGTAAAAAAACAGGAAAGCATTGGCCAGCGAAACGGCATCGGCAGCGACATCCGGATGGAGCCGGACAGCCTGTTCCCGGATGAACTGCTCGGTCCACTCCCATTCCCGGCAAACGGAACCACATACAGCAATATTGATAAACCAGATATCGGGAAAAATGCCATTGTCCAGGAACAGCGCGTGGTCAACCCCCAATCTGCTGAGTTCGAACAACTCCCGGAAAAACAATGAACTATCAAGGGCGGCCAAGCTGTTCCCGAAATTCATCAGGTAAATGAGCACCTCCACCTGCACCTGTCTGTCCAGCCGCTCCCGCTGTTTGAGGAAGGTGTTTTTCAGGTTGAAAAACCGCTCCTCCGTCAGGCCTTCGAGGTTGATCTCCAACAAGAGGAGGTAGATGCGGATGGCGGGGTCAAAGCCCGCCAGCGTCGCCTCCGCATAATCCATGAGGGGGCTCAGGAGCGGATACTCCGCTTCTTCAGAGAGCAGGTTGGCGCGGGCGGAGAGCTCTACGGAGAGCCTGAGTTTGGCAAAGGCATAAAATTCATCGAGCCGCCGCAGCGCTTCCCGCAGAGGAAGGCTCTCATTGGACAGCCCGTTGGTTTCGGGGTGAAAGTGCAGGTTGACGTTCAACAGGAAAGCGTCGAGCAGGCATTCCATTTCCTTACCGGGCAGGCCGTCAATGTTTTTCAAAGCCGATTCCGTGGTTTGCACAAATCGGGCGTACAGCTGATGCTGGCTGAAAGCCTCCGCCAGCAGCCGGGCTTGCATAATATCGTTGCTTTGCAACTGCTCGGCAATGAGGAACTGCTCCGACGCCTTGTGCATGGCTGCCATCAGCACCCGCAGCACGGCGCCCTCGAACGGGGCGGCTTCGCCGTACATTGCCCGCCAGGTTGCCTGCCGCTCCAGTTCAGGGTGGCTGAAAGCAGGGTGATGACGGCTGAGGTAATCGTAAAACACGAGCAGCCGCTTGTTGGCATTATGATAGGGTGAATGGAGGAACTTGCCAAAGGATTTCCATTCTTCAGCACTTAAGTGGCGAAGCAGGGCCAGTAGGCTCGATTGGTGCATAGGCTTTTGCAGAATGATTTTATACCAGACAGCTTTTTTGCAAAATCAAACTTAGCAATTTTATTCAACTTCCTGTATATCAGTTTGGTGGCTTCCAGGAAACGATGTAGTACCCAATGAAAACAAGCTGGCAACTTTTGCAAAGCGGAAAATTTGTCTTTGCGAAGGTGACCCGAGCCATGTTCTTTTGTAGAACGTTCGCCACAAAGCAGCAATTCCCGCTTTGGGCGGACTGCTGCGAAAAACTCCGCCACTAAGACACAAAAACACTAAATCCGCACCAAATTTTAGTGGGGTTTTGTGCCTTCGTGTCTTAGTGGCATTCTAAAGCGGGAATTGCTGGCCACAAAGACACAAATCTCTAAACCATTCAAAATCAAACGGCATGAAAACACCTTTCCTGCTCCTGGTATGGCTATGCCTGTTCTCGAACCAGATACAAGCCCAGGCCTGGCAGCAGCAAAACCCCAACTTCTCCAGCTCTACCTTTATCCAGGAAGTCGTTGCACCTACCAGTTCCGCCGCCTGGGCGTATGGCTTTGTGTACGATTCTACCGGTAACTTTACCTATCGGAACTACAGCGTTTCCCGCACGGCCGACGGTGGGGAAAGCTGGCAAAACCTGGCCTTTCCGCATACTGAACCGGGGTATTTTTCTAACCTCTCCGCTCTGAGCGCCGAGGTTGCCTGGCTCGCCTACGTAGACTACGCCAACGGACAGAAAATCTTAAATACTACCGACGGCGGGCAAAGCTGGACGGAGCAGTCCCACGGCATGACGGCCTGGATCAATTTCGTGCACTTCTTCGACAACGCCGCCGGCCTGGCCATGGGCGACCCCGATGCCCAGGGGTTCGGGCTATTTACCAGCAGCAACGGCGGCGCTTTCTGGGAACGAGTAGCTCCTGCCAATGTGCCGCCGCCGCTGTCCGGAGAGTTTGGGTGGGCCAGCTTTTATGAGGTGTCAGACAATAAGGTTTGGTTCGAAACCAACCAGGGGCGCGTCTACTTCTCCCCGAACCAGGGGCACAGCTGGGAAGTGTTCGAAGGCCCCCTGGGCACACAACCCTATTCCATGTTTGCCGCCGATGATGCCGGAATGTGTTACATGAGTTATGTCGCCGCCGAACCGAATGGGCTGAACCCCGTGCTCACCCTTTACCGGACCCCGGACAACGGCCTTAGCTGGGAAAACATCACCCCCACAGACAATGGCTGGTGGATATACGACATCGAACCCGTACCCGGCACAGGTGCCATCGTCGCCGAATTCAACCGGGGTTTTGCTTCCCGGATTTTCGAGACCCGCCTAAGCTATGATCAGGGAACGACCTGGCAAACGATTGATGCCGGCGCCTTCGTCACGACAATGGATTTCTCCGGGCCCGATGCCGGTTTCGCCGCCGGCTGGCAGCCGATTGCCGATACTTCCCACGTAGATGTTTACCGCTATACCGGCTCTCCCCTGACCGGCTTGTTCGAGCGCAAACCATTGAATGTCAATTTTTCAGCCTACCCCAACCCGGCTTCCGATTTTATCCGGGTACAACTGGAATCGCCGGAGGAACAGGAATGGCTGCTGCTACTCAACGATGCCAACGGGCGCCTGCTGTATAAGGAAGTTATTGAAAAAACGAACCATTGGAATACTACGCTAGGCCTGCAGCCGCTGCCTACCGGTTGGTACACGTTGACGGTGAGTACAGCGAAGGGTGTGGCGACAAGAAAGGTTTTGAAACGGTAGACGGCAGGCAATAGGGCAGTCAGTGAACCGCAAAATAGCCTGCCCGGCGAAT
Coding sequences:
- a CDS encoding CHAT domain-containing protein, whose product is MKKALLSFCFLFVFCFSGFGQVDTAAVVQEVDSLIQVSRALTGTGDFSQALEVNAAAEKIAMEGLNSESVAYSSACLNHGRVLHIKGDYPLAKKWYLKAQDIREKVLGKEHPDYAQCLNTLGALNWYMGNYEKAESLYLEAKDIREKALGKEHPDYANSLVNLGVLYWKTGNFEKALPFYLESKAIIEKTLGKEHYDYTHCLNNLANLYWAMGNFEKALPLHLEAKDIREKTLGRGHPAYTETLNNLSGLYADLGDYEKAELLDIETIAVREKTLGKEHPNYANSLNNLAAVYMFMGNYEKAELLLLESKVIHEKALRSNHPDYAKCLDNLAAIYSAVSNYEKAEQFNAEAITIWEKALGKEHPDHATSLNNLGVLYHTMHNYEKAELLLLETKAIREKALGKEHAVYATSLTDLANLYLDMGDFERAEQLYLQSKGIWEKALGREHQEYTESLDHLAMLYWTTGDFNAAKYLLLENRAVEKSLLLKATRHLSEREIYFYISKFAEGTNKIFSSPQKKPEISEACYDNTLFHKGFLLTTASQISNLAQTDSLSTEKYNLLKSYHRRLASEYTLPITERDSTLIAELETKANETEKSLVRTVTGFGEALRQVSWQEVQAALLPGEAAIEFIRFNYYKPQPTDSILYAALLLKPGIESPAFINLFEEKQLEALLAPLAVQGSDGWNELYEGKAGESLYQLLWQPLEAHLKGVKTVYFSPAGLLHRLNLNAILIAKSATLSDRFELAAMGSTRQLVVASGQQTVGTAETAVIFGGIQYEMDSAAILPAEPEGLANRHRGPSFSQTDSALRGGTWKYLKYSDKEADNIQSLLQTAGFQAEVRKGYAATEEAFKLLGKGQPSPRILHVSTHGFFFPDPASPSEGPGGAFRASGHPMIRSGLILAGANHAWQTGQPLGNREDGILTAYEISQMDLRNTELVVLSACETGLGDIRGNEGVYGLQRAFRIAGAKYLIMSLWQVPDFQTQELMTVLYQKWLEEKMTVRQALKAAQEEMRQKRYEPFYWAGFVLVE
- a CDS encoding DUF4111 domain-containing protein, encoding MNKDEYLHQLTLKFQETLGNNLTGLYLIGSACLGAYQEGKSDLDVVGVLLNPLTGTQKEGFAKKLDHQHFPCPAKGLDLVLFTEEAVANIASEPRYEFWFATGASWKQEGWEAGQAKEMLIFIELCRRHGVTLFGKTPNQYFAPVEKRLLAGAFLEMLRWHQTKILDAFHDPEGQNSVLNACRVLAFIREGRLLSKSAGGEWLLSQEPGNETAKKALSIHSCRDHPDRRALLSKEEVASFLLKVITAMG
- a CDS encoding T9SS type A sorting domain-containing protein produces the protein MKTPFLLLVWLCLFSNQIQAQAWQQQNPNFSSSTFIQEVVAPTSSAAWAYGFVYDSTGNFTYRNYSVSRTADGGESWQNLAFPHTEPGYFSNLSALSAEVAWLAYVDYANGQKILNTTDGGQSWTEQSHGMTAWINFVHFFDNAAGLAMGDPDAQGFGLFTSSNGGAFWERVAPANVPPPLSGEFGWASFYEVSDNKVWFETNQGRVYFSPNQGHSWEVFEGPLGTQPYSMFAADDAGMCYMSYVAAEPNGLNPVLTLYRTPDNGLSWENITPTDNGWWIYDIEPVPGTGAIVAEFNRGFASRIFETRLSYDQGTTWQTIDAGAFVTTMDFSGPDAGFAAGWQPIADTSHVDVYRYTGSPLTGLFERKPLNVNFSAYPNPASDFIRVQLESPEEQEWLLLLNDANGRLLYKEVIEKTNHWNTTLGLQPLPTGWYTLTVSTAKGVATRKVLKR